The window TGTTTAGTGCATAATTTAGTGCATAATTCAATCAAGAACGTCTGAAATATGGCCGTGAGCTTTGAATGTTGGTCAGTTTAGGTTGATGCAGCCTCGATTCTCTCCTGCCGCCAAAGTTTACACACCAACATCAGCTCCCCACAtgatgcagtttaaaaaaaaaaaaaaaaaaattagaacaACTTTTGAAGGAAAAACCTGATCTTGTCCTGCAACAATTCACTGGAAAGTGCAGAACTCGGCCATGTCTCCAAAGTTGTTATAAAAGCGGAACCCGGCGTGGAGGGGCTGAGTGAATTCCATCTGGATCCTGTGGAGCAGCGTCATGGTTTGGGAGACGCTGTAGAACGACAAAATTCCTGCGCTGTGATCCAGATACACCCCAATCCGGTTGGATCCAACCCCAGACACGGCATGCGGGACACTGTTGTGATAGAACGTGCACGTGCCTCTCTCACACAGCAGAGCCCATGAATGTTCATTTAAGCCAAAACCGCTTTCCTTGATGCATGCCCCTCGGAGAATGGAGCCGTACGACATCGCCACGTACACTCTGCCCTTCCTGGACACCTCCCAGTAGCAGCGTCCAGCCATCCTCTCTCTGCTCAGGACCTGGCAGCAGTACAGGAATCTCTTGAAGTGACTGTCGCATTGCTGAGCGTAGGACATATAGGTAGCTCTTCTGTTGTAGTCAGATAAAACGATCAAGGCGTGTGCCGAGTTCGGATCCAGGGTCAGGTTGCAGGAATACACCAGGAATTCTGCTCTGCTCTTGGGCTGGGGCATCGGTGCTGGCGAAAGCTCCGTCGTGATCGCCGTGGCCGTGTCTGCAGTGTTGGACCAGTCCTCACCCAGAATTCTCTGTAGCTTCTGTTGGACCTTTGACAAACCATCTGTCAAGTCCTCAAAGCACTTCAGAGGGCAGATTTTAGTGTTGGGTGAATCTGCATGTTCTCCGGATCCTAGCAGCGATGGGTATATGCGGAGAAAATGGTTGTGGTCCTCTGTGAGGACGAGTTCCTTCAGCTCATcgttcctcttcttcagctcgGTGAtttccagctgcagcttttcctggAACCCTCTGGCTTGGCTGACTTCGTTGTCCTGCATGATTCTGACCTGCCGCCTCCCATCAGAGCATCTTTGGTCCAGAATTCCGAGCAGATTGGTGAAGAATCTGTCGATATCTTCCACCGCTTTCTCAGCGGAGAGATTTACTGCCTCCACCTCCGCCTCGAGGACCTGGAAGTCTTTCTCTCGCTCCTGAAGTCTCTGCTGAATGTTCTCCTGGACCTCCATCAGTTTTTTCTGCCTTTCGGTTCTCTCCGCCGCCGCTGAAACAGTGTcgtggcctctgtgctcttcCACCGGACAAATATAACAGATCAGCTGCTGGTCGGTGCGGCAGAACATCCTCATCACCTCGTTATGATGAGAGCAGATGTTCTCCTGCAGCGTCTTGGACGGCTCCACCAGCTTGTGTTTTTGAAAGGTGGCTGATTGGTAATGAGGCTGGAGGTGCTTACCACAGTAAGACACCAGGCAAACCAGGCAGGACTTGATGGCTTTCAGCTTCACCCCAGTGCAGACGTCACAGGCCACATCGGTCTCTCCAGCGTAGCTCCCATCGGGAGCCTGGCACCCCAGCtgtttcagctgctccaccacaaCCGCCAGCATGGTGTTTTTCAGCAGCGTAGGCCTCGGTGTGAAGGCAGACCTGCACTGAGGGCAGCTGTGGATTACCTGCTCCTCCCAGTAACACTTGATGCAGCCCATGCAGTAGCTGTGTCCGCAGGGGATCGTCACCGGATCCTCCAGTAGGTTCAGACAGATGGAACAAGAGAAACTCTCCTGGTCCAGCTCGACGGCTTTCTGTGCCATTTTAGCTCTGTGGTGCGGCGAGCGACTTAGTTTCACTTCTGCGAAAACAGtccaggaagcaggaggagccATTGCCTCTGACCTATTCCTGGAAGAGGAGGgtcttatttttgtttttacaaacaCGAATCCAGATATCTGAGACGTCGTCACAACAACCAATAAACACCcatgggggggaaaaatcatAATGAGTAATTAGATAAAATTACAATAAAGAATGAAATAGTCTATCGAATAAAGCGGGCGTCTACTGTCTGCGCCTCATCTATGGCGCCTTTTAccgtttttaactttttttatttattaatttcctTGTCACGATCCCACCTCAAACCGGCTGCGATGCTCTCAAGCCGACAGACTTGGTCCTCGGTCAGATCTTCTGTGTTTGCGGCAGGTTTCCTTCCATGGCGCAGCTCCGGACGCGCCGCCTCAGCGCGTCCTCCCGTCCGAGCCCTTCCCCGCCCCAGGACCGTCCAGGGAACCTTGGCCAGGACGTCCTGCCAGGGCTTTCTGGACCGATCCTCGATGAGTCGTCGGTCTGTTGTGCTGGACCAGAGATGGATCAGTTGGTCCAACAGCTGATCACCTGTCGCAGTGATCCAGGTTGCTCCACTGGACGTTGGATCTGTTTATAATGAAACGTCTGATTTTGCACACTTATTTAGAGCTGGTCTAAGTATTGAAGGTG of the Takifugu flavidus isolate HTHZ2018 chromosome 19, ASM371156v2, whole genome shotgun sequence genome contains:
- the LOC130515735 gene encoding tripartite motif-containing protein 16-like, producing the protein MAPPASWTVFAEVKLSRSPHHRAKMAQKAVELDQESFSCSICLNLLEDPVTIPCGHSYCMGCIKCYWEEQVIHSCPQCRSAFTPRPTLLKNTMLAVVVEQLKQLGCQAPDGSYAGETDVACDVCTGVKLKAIKSCLVCLVSYCGKHLQPHYQSATFQKHKLVEPSKTLQENICSHHNEVMRMFCRTDQQLICYICPVEEHRGHDTVSAAAERTERQKKLMEVQENIQQRLQEREKDFQVLEAEVEAVNLSAEKAVEDIDRFFTNLLGILDQRCSDGRRQVRIMQDNEVSQARGFQEKLQLEITELKKRNDELKELVLTEDHNHFLRIYPSLLGSGEHADSPNTKICPLKCFEDLTDGLSKVQQKLQRILGEDWSNTADTATAITTELSPAPMPQPKSRAEFLVYSCNLTLDPNSAHALIVLSDYNRRATYMSYAQQCDSHFKRFLYCCQVLSRERMAGRCYWEVSRKGRVYVAMSYGSILRGACIKESGFGLNEHSWALLCERGTCTFYHNSVPHAVSGVGSNRIGVYLDHSAGILSFYSVSQTMTLLHRIQMEFTQPLHAGFRFYNNFGDMAEFCTFQ